A window from Amblyomma americanum isolate KBUSLIRL-KWMA chromosome 7, ASM5285725v1, whole genome shotgun sequence encodes these proteins:
- the Mettl14 gene encoding methyltransferase like 14, with the protein MSGELTIRQALKERSQKRRALLAQQLGAGTARNLSQILGNANERQQLAHDESKGAQQGADSSKDSKVAKLESEASRSPTHSADDDPYGEDKVYTYRDSSTFLKGTQSANPHNDYCQHFVDTGQRPQNFIRDVGLADRFEEYPKLKELIRLKDELIRDTATPPMYLKCDLEAFDFRSLKCKFDVILVEPPLEEYQRTCGVSHTKFWSWEEIMRLEIEEVAASRSFLFLWCGSSDGLDLGRQCLRKWGFRRCEDICWIKTNIKNPVHLKNLEPRAVFQRTKEHCLMGIKGTVRRSTDGDFIHANIDIDLIISEEPEFGGIEKPEEIFHIIEHFCLGRRRLHVFGRDVTIRPGWLTIGPELTNSNFSSEAYNAHFNKGPNDYLTGCTERIEILRPKSPPPKGGKNAGGPPGMSRGGRRGRGAPRGR; encoded by the coding sequence ATGAGCGGGGAGTTGACGATTAGGCAGGCGCTAAAGGAACGTTCTCAGAAAAGGCGGGCACTCTTGGCCCAGCAACTCGGCGCCGGTACAGCGAGAAACTTAAGTCAAATTCTCGGCAATGCCAACGAGAGGCAGCAGCTTGCTCACGACGAGTCGAAAGGTGCTCAACAGGGAGCCGATTCTTCTAAAGACTCCAAGGTGGCCAAGCTCGAGAGCGAAGCGTCGCGTTCCCCGACGCATTCTGCCGACGACGACCCTTACGGTGAGGATAAAGTTTACACGTATCGTGATTCTAGCACGTTTCTCAAAGGTACCCAGAGTGCCAATCCTCACAACGATTACTGCCAGCACTTCGTGGACACCGGCCAGCGGCCGCAGAACTTCATTCGCGACGTCGGTTTGGCCGATCGCTTCGAAGAGTACCCAAAGCTCAAGGAGCTCATCAGACTAAAGGATGAGCTTATACGCGACACCGCTACGCCTCCCATGTACCTCAAGTGCGACCTCGAGGCGTTCGACTTCCGCAGTTTGAAGTGCAAGTTTGACGTGATCCTGGTTGAGCCCCCGCTCGAGGAGTACCAGCGTACCTGCGGCGTTTCTCACACCAAGTTTTGGAGCTGGGAAGAGATCATGCGGCTAGAAATTGAGGAAGTTGCCGCGTCGCGTTCCTTCCTCTTCCTCTGGTGCGGTTCCTCGGACGGCTTGGACCTGGGCCGACAGTGCCTGCGCAAGTGGGGCTTCCGCCGGTGCGAGGACATTTGCTGGATCAAGACTAACATCAAGAACCCTGTTCACCTGAAGAACCTGGAGCCTCGCGCCGTGTTCCAGCGGACCAAGGAGCACTGTCTGATGGGTATTAAGGGCACCGTGCGGCGCAGCACAGACGGCGACTTCATCCACGCCAACATCGACATCGATCTCATCATCTCGGAAGAGCCCGAATTCGGCGGAATCGAGAAGCCCGAAGAGATTTTCCACATCATCGAGCACTTCTGCCTGGGCAGGCGACGTCTGCACGTCTTCGGAAGGGACGTGACCATCCGACCGGGCTGGTTGACCATCGGCCCCGAGTTGACCAACAGCAACTTCAGCAGCGAGGCATACAATGCGCACTTCAACAAAGGACCAAATGATTACCTTACCGGTTGCACGGAGCGCATCGAAATCCTGAGGCCCAAGTCGCCGCCCCCTAAAGGCGGTAAAAATGCCGGTGGGCCGCCCGGGATGTCCAGAGGTGGCCGCCGTGGCAGAGGAGCTCCCAGAGGCCGCTGA